One window of Paenibacillus albicereus genomic DNA carries:
- a CDS encoding ABC transporter ATP-binding protein yields the protein MAGIELVGLSKRFKQETVIENLSLSIRDGSFTVLVGPSGCGKSTLLRMVAGLERQSEGRIWIGGRDVSETPPGLRDVAMVFQNYALYPTMSVRGNIEFGLRNKGVPKAQRERLIGDISDIVGLAPYLDKKPQSLSGGQRQRVALARAMVKQPQVFILDEPLSNLDAKLRGQMRTELIQLHKRLGTTFVYVTHDQVEAMSMGDEIVIMDKGVIQQADRPMRLYEDPDNLFAAQFIGTPAMNVLRAEDLETLELPRMPLREPGRLRHVGFRPEHAAFAEPGSPPRPGMLRLYGEIVTRESLGAEQICQLRLPTGTLAAVKTFLQPLAPEGRAAIDVPAERLYAFGEDGRRLRETAPGEAELALAAGEGGGR from the coding sequence ATGGCGGGAATCGAGCTGGTCGGCCTAAGCAAGAGGTTTAAGCAGGAGACCGTCATCGAGAACTTGAGCCTGAGCATCCGGGACGGCTCGTTCACCGTGCTCGTCGGTCCGTCGGGCTGCGGCAAGTCGACGCTGCTGCGCATGGTGGCGGGGCTGGAGCGGCAGAGCGAGGGGCGGATCTGGATCGGCGGCCGGGACGTGAGCGAGACGCCTCCGGGCCTGCGCGACGTCGCGATGGTGTTCCAGAACTATGCGCTGTATCCGACGATGAGCGTGCGCGGCAACATCGAGTTCGGACTGCGCAACAAAGGCGTGCCGAAGGCGCAGCGCGAGCGGCTCATCGGCGACATCTCGGACATCGTCGGGCTCGCGCCTTATCTGGACAAAAAGCCGCAGAGCCTGTCCGGCGGCCAGCGGCAGCGCGTGGCGCTCGCCCGCGCGATGGTCAAGCAGCCGCAGGTGTTCATTCTCGACGAGCCGCTTTCGAACCTGGACGCCAAGCTGCGCGGGCAGATGCGGACGGAGCTCATCCAGCTGCACAAGCGGCTCGGCACGACGTTCGTCTACGTGACGCACGACCAGGTGGAGGCGATGTCGATGGGCGACGAGATCGTCATCATGGACAAGGGCGTCATCCAGCAGGCCGACCGGCCCATGCGGCTGTATGAAGATCCGGACAACCTGTTCGCGGCGCAGTTCATCGGCACGCCGGCGATGAACGTGCTGCGGGCGGAAGACCTCGAGACGCTCGAGCTGCCGCGGATGCCGCTGCGGGAGCCGGGACGGCTGCGGCATGTCGGCTTCCGGCCGGAGCATGCGGCGTTCGCCGAGCCGGGCTCGCCGCCGCGGCCGGGCATGCTGCGCCTCTATGGCGAGATCGTCACCCGCGAGAGCCTCGGCGCCGAGCAGATTTGCCAGCTGCGGCTGCCGACCGGCACGCTCGCGGCGGTCAAGACGTTCCTGCAGCCGCTGGCGCCGGAAGGCCGCGCCGCGATCGACGTGCCGGCCGAGCGGCTGTACGCCTTCGGCGAGGACGGCCGCCGGCTGCGCGAGACGGCGCCGGGCGAGGCGGAGCTCGCGCTCGCTGCCGGCGAGGGAGGCGGCCGATGA
- a CDS encoding carbohydrate ABC transporter permease produces MTLRDKLRPYGMVAPAILIFSVFFLYPIFYMLYLSLFEWNFVSPDKAFVGLGNFRELLADSDFRQVLSNTTVYTALTVLLTTTLSLALALWLNRAGWFHGFVQGAIFTPHIISLVSISLLWSWLMDPEYGLLNWFIGLAGFGPSQWLSHPSTSLLSLVLVAVWKGLGYNTLVFIAGLQSIPRDLFEAASLDRSRPLTTFRRIILPMLSPTIFFLVIINLIGSFQVFETIAIMTQGGPVNSTNTLVYYIYENGFRFFKIGYASAAGVILLAVVGALTLAYFRLLSSKVHYR; encoded by the coding sequence ATGACGCTGCGCGACAAGCTGCGCCCTTACGGCATGGTCGCTCCGGCGATCCTGATCTTCTCGGTCTTTTTCCTCTATCCGATCTTCTACATGCTCTACCTGAGCCTGTTCGAGTGGAACTTCGTCAGCCCGGACAAGGCGTTCGTCGGCCTCGGCAACTTCCGCGAGCTGCTCGCCGACAGCGACTTCCGGCAGGTGCTCTCCAACACGACCGTCTACACCGCGCTCACCGTGCTGCTGACGACGACCCTCTCGCTCGCGCTCGCGCTGTGGCTGAACCGGGCGGGCTGGTTCCACGGGTTCGTACAGGGCGCGATCTTCACGCCGCATATCATCTCGCTCGTGTCGATCTCGCTGCTTTGGAGCTGGCTCATGGACCCGGAGTACGGGCTGCTCAATTGGTTCATCGGCCTTGCCGGGTTCGGGCCGTCGCAGTGGCTGTCGCATCCGTCGACGTCGCTGCTCTCGCTCGTCCTCGTCGCCGTGTGGAAAGGGCTCGGCTACAACACGCTCGTGTTCATCGCCGGGCTGCAGAGCATCCCGCGCGACCTGTTCGAGGCGGCGTCGCTCGACCGGTCGAGGCCGCTGACGACGTTCCGGCGGATCATCCTGCCGATGCTGTCGCCGACGATCTTTTTCCTCGTCATCATCAATCTGATCGGCTCGTTCCAGGTGTTCGAGACGATCGCCATCATGACGCAGGGCGGGCCGGTCAACTCGACGAACACGCTCGTCTACTACATCTACGAGAACGGCTTCCGGTTCTTCAAGATCGGCTATGCCTCGGCCGCCGGCGTCATCCTGCTCGCCGTTGTCGGCGCGCTGACGCTGGCCTACTTCCGGCTGCTCTCCAGCAAGGTCCACTACCGCTAG
- a CDS encoding glycerol-3-phosphate responsive antiterminator, whose amino-acid sequence MTAAAFRQRLREKRMIASVKEPRTIEQAAELSGRLGGVFLLTGHIGVLPSYVELLRRHGLPVFLHLEKLGGISTDPHGLDHLVRTVRPDGIISTKTGVIRAARKKGLLTVQRFFLVDTDGLANLESSLQQAEPDFVELMPARMPDVIARARAITPLPIITGGLLQEPEQGRLCLAEGAAAISSSRPALWKADYPLPPAAFRPSSPPVDTALTNRR is encoded by the coding sequence ATGACGGCCGCAGCGTTCCGGCAGCGGCTGCGCGAGAAGCGCATGATCGCCTCCGTCAAGGAGCCGCGCACGATCGAGCAGGCAGCCGAGCTGAGCGGGCGGCTGGGCGGCGTGTTCCTGCTGACCGGGCATATCGGCGTCCTGCCTTCGTACGTGGAGCTGCTTCGCCGGCACGGGCTGCCGGTGTTCCTCCATCTGGAGAAGCTCGGCGGTATCAGCACCGATCCGCATGGCCTCGACCATCTCGTCCGCACGGTCCGCCCCGACGGCATCATCTCCACCAAGACGGGAGTCATCCGCGCGGCGCGCAAAAAAGGGCTGCTGACGGTGCAGCGCTTCTTCCTCGTCGACACCGACGGCCTCGCCAATCTGGAAAGCAGCCTGCAGCAGGCGGAGCCCGACTTCGTCGAGCTGATGCCGGCCCGGATGCCGGATGTGATCGCCCGGGCGAGGGCGATCACGCCGCTGCCGATCATCACCGGCGGCCTGCTGCAGGAGCCCGAGCAGGGGCGGCTCTGCCTCGCGGAGGGGGCGGCCGCGATCAGCAGCTCGCGCCCGGCGCTGTGGAAGGCGGATTATCCGCTTCCTCCCGCCGCCTTTAGACCATCTTCACCGCCCGTTGACACAGCGCTGACAAATCGTCGTTAA
- a CDS encoding HAD family hydrolase — MEPWMRGLKAILFDLDGTLYQDEAFPERYVRYMLEEALGPEEAAKAALEGREALAGKRALRLGRFYDPQADLVLACRSGEPAGGWSWDGEPIPPQELARYAACFRPAGPRRKGSGADGVDGACRSGGAAKAAAGAEAGAEAGAEAGARPRLAEPNSEAPELIAAGDGWGIAAAVGRRHGASPQAVEAAFGRVRREMLDGPHAFARHAGLAQALAELAACGALERIMLLTNTPEPSALDFLEALGMQGLFTELRCGAGKPDGMERCIEELLGQGYRPEELLSVGDNAWNDLLPMRRAGGRTCLVAPYAMDEEERWDARLRTLEELERLLRGIRSTMEGSVSGHGGNRAGRPKQEV; from the coding sequence ATGGAGCCGTGGATGCGCGGGCTGAAGGCGATCCTGTTCGACCTGGACGGGACGCTGTATCAGGATGAGGCGTTTCCGGAGCGGTACGTCCGCTACATGCTGGAGGAGGCGCTCGGTCCGGAGGAGGCGGCCAAGGCCGCGCTTGAAGGCCGCGAGGCCCTCGCCGGCAAGCGGGCGCTGCGGCTCGGGCGCTTCTACGATCCGCAGGCGGATCTCGTGCTCGCCTGCCGCAGCGGCGAGCCGGCCGGCGGCTGGAGCTGGGACGGCGAGCCGATTCCGCCGCAGGAGCTGGCCCGGTATGCGGCCTGCTTCCGGCCGGCCGGACCACGGCGCAAAGGGAGCGGCGCGGACGGCGTGGATGGTGCGTGCCGCTCGGGCGGCGCGGCGAAGGCAGCCGCCGGAGCAGAGGCCGGAGCAGAGGCCGGAGCAGAGGCCGGAGCGAGGCCGCGGCTTGCGGAGCCGAACTCGGAGGCGCCCGAGCTGATCGCGGCCGGCGACGGCTGGGGCATCGCCGCGGCGGTCGGACGGCGGCACGGAGCGTCGCCGCAAGCGGTGGAGGCCGCCTTCGGCCGGGTGCGCCGGGAGATGCTGGACGGGCCGCATGCGTTCGCCCGCCACGCCGGCCTGGCGCAGGCGCTGGCGGAGCTGGCGGCGTGCGGAGCGCTGGAGCGGATCATGCTGCTCACCAACACGCCGGAGCCGTCCGCGCTCGATTTCCTGGAGGCGCTGGGCATGCAGGGGCTGTTCACCGAGCTGCGCTGCGGCGCGGGCAAGCCGGACGGGATGGAGCGCTGCATCGAGGAGCTGCTGGGCCAGGGCTACCGGCCGGAGGAGTTGCTGTCGGTCGGGGACAACGCATGGAACGACCTGCTGCCGATGCGGCGCGCGGGCGGCAGGACCTGCCTCGTCGCGCCGTATGCGATGGACGAGGAGGAGCGATGGGATGCGCGGCTGCGGACGCTGGAGGAGCTGGAGCGGCTGCTGCGCGGCATCCGATCGACAATGGAAGGGAGCGTGAGCGGACATGGCGGGAATCGAGCTGGTCGGCCTAAGCAAGAGGTTTAA
- a CDS encoding ABC transporter substrate-binding protein: MNKWWNASLAVLMTAALAACGTGNSPAEGQTAEGAQNGAAAGSQAGGEKIQIKYWYAYGDKIEEAKKHLVEQFNASQDRIVVTAEHQGSYADLHAKVQAAFAAGNAPAVTDLEIASTGVFARSGMLEELTAYADKDKEQLRLDDFIPGLMGNAYVDGKLYGLPFMRSTPILYKNVTMLKEAGLDPQGPKTWDELEQYSRTLKEKGKSGLTMPADIWFYEAFVAQSGGTMLSEDGKKSAFNAPEGVEPVAFWKKLVEEKLMKMPVGDEAGATADKDWANSLTAFKFGSTAGVSGSLAIAEGNGFEMETSFMPANKSYGVPTGGCQLVITSKSSQEEKDAAWEFLKFMTSKENTIYQHKHVGYLPTRVSAVESEEIQAHFKENPQFKVAVDQLEYARPRPMETAYPEVANLIKSAIEKAILDPKASPQQTLDEAAAKADKLLGK; this comes from the coding sequence ATGAACAAATGGTGGAACGCTTCCCTGGCCGTCCTGATGACGGCCGCGCTGGCCGCCTGCGGCACGGGCAACTCGCCTGCGGAGGGCCAGACGGCCGAAGGCGCGCAGAACGGCGCCGCTGCCGGCTCCCAGGCCGGAGGCGAGAAGATCCAGATCAAGTATTGGTACGCCTACGGCGACAAGATCGAGGAAGCGAAGAAGCATCTGGTCGAGCAGTTCAACGCCTCGCAGGACCGGATCGTCGTCACCGCCGAGCACCAGGGCAGCTACGCCGATCTGCATGCCAAGGTGCAGGCGGCGTTCGCGGCAGGCAATGCCCCGGCCGTCACCGATCTGGAAATCGCCTCGACGGGCGTGTTCGCCCGCTCCGGCATGCTGGAGGAGCTGACGGCCTACGCCGACAAGGACAAGGAGCAGCTGCGGCTGGACGACTTCATCCCCGGCCTGATGGGCAACGCCTATGTCGACGGCAAGCTGTACGGGCTGCCGTTCATGCGCAGCACGCCGATCCTGTACAAAAACGTCACGATGCTGAAGGAAGCCGGCCTCGATCCGCAAGGGCCGAAAACATGGGACGAGCTGGAGCAGTATTCCCGCACGCTGAAGGAAAAGGGGAAGTCCGGCCTGACGATGCCGGCGGACATCTGGTTCTATGAGGCGTTCGTCGCCCAGAGCGGCGGCACGATGCTGAGCGAGGACGGCAAGAAGTCGGCCTTCAACGCGCCGGAGGGCGTCGAGCCGGTGGCGTTCTGGAAGAAGCTCGTGGAGGAGAAGCTGATGAAGATGCCGGTCGGCGACGAGGCCGGGGCGACGGCGGACAAGGACTGGGCCAACAGCCTGACCGCCTTCAAGTTCGGCTCGACGGCCGGCGTGTCGGGCAGCCTCGCGATCGCGGAGGGCAACGGCTTCGAGATGGAGACGTCGTTCATGCCGGCGAACAAGTCGTACGGCGTGCCGACCGGCGGCTGCCAGCTGGTCATCACGTCCAAGAGCTCGCAGGAGGAGAAGGACGCCGCTTGGGAGTTCCTCAAGTTCATGACGTCCAAGGAGAATACGATCTACCAGCACAAGCATGTCGGCTACCTGCCGACGCGCGTCTCGGCGGTCGAGAGCGAGGAGATCCAGGCTCACTTCAAGGAGAATCCGCAGTTCAAGGTGGCGGTCGACCAGCTGGAGTATGCCCGTCCGCGCCCGATGGAGACCGCGTATCCCGAGGTGGCCAACCTCATCAAGTCGGCGATCGAGAAGGCGATCCTCGACCCGAAGGCCTCTCCGCAGCAGACGCTGGACGAGGCGGCGGCCAAGGCCGACAAGCTGCTGGGCAAATAA
- a CDS encoding metallophosphoesterase family protein translates to MKLIVMGDLHYHEFDETVAGLQASHEAYYGKLMERFFEQDADLHISLGDLTNFGTERELREIYGLIGRWTGRADRRFVHVLGNHDLYAQPRADVLAQTGQPRYSRVETDLAMLAFLDTARDQDLLDWGGWIDDEQLDWLEETVVASGDKPLLVFGHHPVYATTARSEGDMGSIHRQVDMWRALGRKQGIGLYFNGHTHVDSIASRDNWTFVQLAACLDVPSFRVVEIGPESIEVSAAEALDEEIVSGSAAICAHMHHFRQTPGARGEQGDREIRIALKDGASLTG, encoded by the coding sequence TTGAAGCTGATCGTCATGGGGGACCTGCATTACCATGAGTTCGACGAGACGGTGGCCGGCCTGCAGGCAAGCCACGAGGCGTATTACGGCAAGCTGATGGAGCGCTTTTTCGAGCAGGACGCAGACCTCCACATCTCGCTCGGCGACTTGACGAACTTCGGCACGGAGCGCGAGCTGCGCGAAATCTACGGGCTGATCGGCCGCTGGACCGGCCGGGCGGACCGCCGCTTCGTCCATGTGCTCGGCAATCACGACCTGTACGCGCAGCCGCGCGCGGACGTGCTGGCGCAGACGGGACAGCCGCGCTACAGCCGCGTCGAGACCGACCTCGCGATGCTGGCGTTCCTCGATACGGCGCGCGACCAGGACCTGCTCGACTGGGGCGGCTGGATCGACGACGAGCAGCTCGATTGGCTGGAGGAGACGGTCGTCGCCTCGGGCGACAAGCCGCTGCTCGTGTTCGGCCATCATCCCGTCTATGCGACGACGGCGCGCTCCGAGGGCGACATGGGCTCGATCCACCGGCAGGTCGACATGTGGCGCGCGCTCGGCCGGAAGCAGGGCATCGGGCTGTACTTCAACGGCCATACGCATGTCGATTCGATCGCTTCCCGGGACAACTGGACATTCGTCCAGCTGGCCGCCTGCCTCGACGTGCCGTCGTTCCGCGTCGTCGAGATCGGCCCCGAGTCGATCGAGGTGTCGGCCGCGGAGGCGCTGGACGAGGAGATCGTCTCCGGCTCGGCCGCGATCTGCGCGCACATGCATCACTTCCGCCAGACGCCCGGCGCGCGCGGAGAGCAGGGAGACCGCGAGATCCGCATCGCGCTGAAGGACGGCGCGAGCCTCACGGGATGA
- a CDS encoding carbohydrate ABC transporter permease yields MLRLVLRALNVAALLALVLAFAMPFAWMISTSLKTLPETMIFPPEWIPRDPVWSNFAQAWNTGPFLQYAVNSLIVSVGILLLQMLTIIPAAYAFARCKFAGSRLLFGLVMVTLMIPSQLIFLPVYLELSAFGLLDTHLGLILPFASSAFGIFLLRQGFMQVPEELLEAARLDLASEWSIIARIMVPLAKPVLVTFALFSFIAHWNDYFWPLVMTTSETARTLPLGIAKIREVEGVATWNILMAGNLILVAPILLVFVVSQRQIIRAFVYNGVK; encoded by the coding sequence CTGCTCCGCCTCGTGCTGCGCGCGCTCAACGTCGCGGCGCTGCTGGCGCTCGTGCTGGCGTTCGCGATGCCTTTCGCCTGGATGATCTCGACCTCGCTCAAGACGCTGCCCGAGACGATGATTTTCCCGCCGGAATGGATTCCCCGCGATCCGGTATGGAGCAACTTCGCCCAGGCGTGGAACACAGGACCGTTCCTCCAGTATGCGGTCAACAGCCTCATCGTGTCGGTCGGCATCCTGCTGCTGCAGATGCTGACGATCATCCCGGCCGCCTACGCCTTCGCGCGCTGCAAGTTCGCCGGCTCGCGGCTGCTGTTCGGCCTCGTCATGGTGACGCTCATGATTCCTTCGCAGCTCATCTTCCTGCCGGTCTACCTCGAGCTGAGCGCGTTCGGGCTGCTCGACACGCATCTGGGGCTGATCCTGCCCTTCGCCTCCAGCGCGTTCGGCATCTTCCTGCTGCGCCAAGGCTTCATGCAGGTGCCGGAGGAGCTGCTGGAAGCGGCGCGGCTCGACCTGGCGAGCGAATGGAGCATCATCGCCCGCATCATGGTGCCGCTGGCCAAGCCGGTGCTCGTCACCTTCGCTTTGTTCAGCTTCATCGCGCACTGGAACGACTACTTCTGGCCGCTCGTCATGACGACGAGCGAGACGGCGCGCACGCTGCCGCTCGGCATCGCCAAGATCCGCGAGGTGGAGGGCGTCGCCACCTGGAACATCCTGATGGCCGGCAACCTCATCCTCGTCGCGCCGATCCTGCTCGTCTTCGTCGTGTCGCAGCGCCAGATCATCCGGGCGTTCGTCTACAACGGGGTCAAATAA
- a CDS encoding peptidase G2 autoproteolytic cleavage domain-containing protein, protein MDGQCNRQAIGPCSDAGGADTTASGPAAHAEGSETLASGSAAHAEGYRTVAAGDSSHAEGSTTVAEGSASHAEGFSTRALTDAAHAEGSDTTASGEASHAEGSRTLAAGEVSHAEGSETEAVGTAAHAEGYQTLAAADSSHAEGSGTTASGSAAHAEGYRTAASLDAAHAEGSGTTAAGQSSHAEGMGTTASGAAAHAEGTVTAASAMASHAEGSGTAASGPASHAEGEDSSAEGEASHAEGTGTRAVGASSHAEGSGTRAIGDQSHAEGFGTSASGLASHAEGRSTAASGPYAHAEGVGTEAIGDSAHAEGTSTTASGTTAHAEGSNTAATGSFSHAEGFQTQASGTYAHAEGSLTASTAFNSHAEGYQTQASGYASHAEGNATIASGNNSHAEGATTTASAFGSHAEGNTTVASGGNAHAEGNATLAQGTNSHAEGSTGRALGINSHAEGFNGEASGDNSHAEGSDTVASGTSAHAEGANTVASGNFSHAEGSETQALNNYAHAEGSLTVASAFNTHAEGYQTTASGYASHAEGSGSSATANYAHAEGLTTAASGFGSHAEGVSTVASGSRAHAEGGNTTASGNYTHAEGLQTTADQAGSHIMGRYGTTLYPYSWHVANGTSPANLGLAAVLQGSTGNMYIDGTYFSGGADYAELYETVSGAPLEPGYFVTLEGEQIRPAEAADGYVLGVTSAVPTLVGDASELRSPDAYLRDEWGRVVLETVTIPAEVAPDGTIIAPAYTVEQPAANPDYDPTAPYVPRRLQPGWVPVGLIGKLLVRDDGSCAPNGYCLPGAGGIATAAESGYRVLSRTGPNQIRIQMK, encoded by the coding sequence ATGGACGGGCAATGCAACCGCCAAGCGATCGGTCCGTGCTCGGATGCGGGCGGAGCGGACACGACGGCGAGCGGACCGGCCGCGCACGCGGAGGGCAGCGAGACGCTCGCTTCCGGCAGCGCGGCTCATGCGGAGGGGTACCGGACGGTCGCCGCCGGAGACAGCTCCCATGCGGAAGGCTCGACGACGGTCGCGGAAGGCTCCGCCTCGCATGCGGAAGGATTCTCGACCCGAGCGCTGACGGACGCCGCCCATGCGGAAGGAAGCGATACGACCGCGTCGGGCGAAGCCTCGCATGCGGAGGGATCGCGCACGCTGGCGGCGGGCGAGGTGTCCCATGCGGAGGGCAGCGAGACGGAAGCGGTCGGCACGGCCGCGCACGCGGAAGGCTATCAGACGCTGGCCGCTGCGGACAGCTCCCATGCGGAAGGCTCCGGCACGACGGCATCCGGCTCCGCCGCCCATGCGGAGGGCTACCGGACGGCGGCCTCGCTCGATGCGGCGCATGCGGAGGGCTCCGGCACGACGGCCGCAGGCCAGTCTTCCCATGCGGAAGGCATGGGCACGACGGCATCCGGCGCGGCCGCTCATGCCGAGGGTACGGTCACGGCGGCGAGCGCCATGGCTTCCCACGCCGAAGGCTCCGGCACGGCCGCCTCCGGCCCGGCCTCCCATGCCGAGGGGGAAGACAGCTCGGCGGAAGGAGAAGCCTCCCACGCCGAAGGCACCGGCACGAGAGCCGTCGGCGCCTCTTCGCACGCGGAAGGCTCCGGCACGAGAGCGATCGGCGATCAGTCCCATGCGGAAGGCTTCGGCACGTCCGCTTCCGGGCTCGCCTCGCACGCCGAGGGGCGGTCGACGGCGGCCTCCGGCCCGTACGCGCATGCGGAGGGCGTCGGCACGGAGGCGATCGGGGACAGCGCGCATGCGGAAGGCACATCCACGACGGCCAGCGGCACGACGGCGCATGCGGAGGGCTCGAATACGGCCGCGACCGGCAGCTTCTCGCATGCGGAAGGGTTCCAGACGCAAGCGTCCGGCACGTATGCCCATGCGGAGGGCTCGCTGACGGCGTCAACCGCGTTCAACTCCCATGCCGAAGGCTACCAGACCCAAGCGTCCGGCTACGCCTCCCATGCGGAAGGCAACGCGACGATCGCCTCCGGCAACAACTCGCACGCCGAAGGCGCGACGACGACGGCGAGCGCCTTCGGCTCCCACGCGGAGGGCAACACGACCGTCGCCTCCGGCGGCAATGCCCATGCGGAGGGCAACGCCACGCTCGCCCAAGGCACCAATTCCCATGCGGAAGGCTCCACGGGCCGGGCGCTCGGCATCAACTCGCATGCGGAGGGCTTCAACGGGGAGGCTTCCGGCGACAACTCGCATGCGGAAGGCTCGGATACGGTCGCCTCCGGCACCTCCGCCCATGCGGAAGGCGCGAACACCGTCGCTTCAGGGAACTTCTCCCATGCGGAGGGCTCCGAGACGCAGGCGCTGAACAACTACGCGCATGCGGAAGGCTCGCTGACGGTGGCGAGCGCGTTCAACACGCATGCCGAGGGCTACCAGACGACCGCCTCCGGCTATGCCTCCCACGCGGAAGGCAGCGGCTCCTCCGCCACGGCCAACTACGCGCATGCGGAAGGCTTGACGACGGCGGCGTCGGGCTTCGGCTCCCATGCCGAAGGCGTATCGACGGTCGCTTCCGGCAGCCGCGCCCACGCCGAGGGCGGCAATACGACGGCCAGCGGCAACTATACGCATGCGGAAGGGCTGCAGACGACCGCCGATCAGGCCGGGTCGCACATCATGGGCCGCTACGGCACGACGCTGTACCCGTACTCCTGGCATGTCGCCAACGGCACGTCGCCGGCCAATCTCGGCCTCGCGGCCGTCCTGCAGGGCTCGACCGGCAACATGTACATCGACGGGACGTATTTCAGCGGCGGGGCCGACTACGCGGAGCTGTACGAAACCGTCAGCGGAGCGCCGCTCGAGCCCGGCTACTTCGTCACGCTGGAGGGCGAGCAGATCCGGCCGGCCGAGGCGGCGGACGGGTACGTGCTCGGCGTGACGAGCGCCGTGCCGACGCTCGTCGGCGATGCGTCCGAGCTGCGCAGCCCGGATGCCTATCTGCGCGACGAGTGGGGGCGGGTCGTACTGGAGACGGTGACGATCCCGGCCGAAGTCGCTCCGGACGGGACGATCATCGCTCCTGCCTATACGGTCGAGCAGCCCGCGGCCAATCCGGACTACGATCCGACGGCTCCGTACGTGCCGCGCCGCCTGCAGCCCGGCTGGGTGCCCGTCGGCCTGATCGGCAAGCTGCTCGTGCGGGACGACGGCAGCTGCGCGCCGAACGGCTATTGCCTGCCGGGGGCGGGCGGGATCGCGACAGCGGCCGAGAGCGGGTACCGCGTGCTCAGCCGCACCGGCCCGAACCAGATCCGCATCCAGATGAAATAG
- a CDS encoding ABC transporter ATP-binding protein: MRVRGLRKSYGAKQVLKGIDLEAYPGQIIGYIGPNGAGKSTTQKLMLGLEQGYDGYIEVLGHDISDGSSEYKARIGYVPETAEIYDMLTAREYLAFSGQLYGLPREAAERKAERLLALFGLEEMVDRRIDAFSKGMRQKVMLSAAVLHDPDVLFLDEPLSGLDAGSVAVVKEILARLAARGKAIFYSSHIMDVVEKISSRIVLLHDGKVAADGSFAELQARSEGGSLERIFTRMTGFHEQEAIAERFCGTVAMTPEQLAEEASGENERP; the protein is encoded by the coding sequence ATCCGCGTGCGCGGCCTGCGCAAGTCGTACGGCGCCAAGCAGGTGCTGAAGGGCATCGACCTCGAAGCGTATCCCGGCCAGATCATCGGCTACATCGGGCCGAACGGAGCGGGCAAGAGCACGACCCAGAAGCTCATGCTCGGCCTCGAGCAGGGCTATGATGGCTACATCGAGGTGCTCGGCCACGACATCTCGGACGGCTCCTCCGAGTACAAGGCCCGGATCGGCTACGTCCCGGAGACGGCCGAAATCTACGACATGCTGACCGCCCGCGAGTACCTCGCGTTCAGCGGCCAACTGTACGGCCTGCCGCGCGAGGCGGCCGAGCGCAAGGCCGAGCGGCTGCTCGCGCTGTTCGGGCTGGAGGAGATGGTCGACCGCCGGATCGATGCCTTTTCCAAAGGCATGCGCCAGAAGGTCATGCTGTCCGCCGCCGTGCTCCACGATCCCGACGTCCTCTTCCTGGACGAGCCGCTCAGCGGCCTCGACGCCGGCAGCGTCGCCGTCGTCAAGGAGATCCTCGCGCGGCTGGCCGCGCGGGGCAAGGCGATCTTCTACTCGTCGCACATCATGGACGTCGTCGAGAAGATCAGCAGCCGCATCGTCCTGCTCCATGACGGCAAAGTGGCGGCGGACGGCAGCTTCGCCGAGCTGCAGGCGCGCAGCGAGGGAGGCAGCCTCGAGCGGATCTTCACCCGCATGACGGGCTTCCATGAGCAGGAGGCGATCGCCGAGCGGTTCTGCGGCACGGTCGCGATGACGCCGGAGCAGCTCGCCGAGGAAGCGTCCGGGGAGAATGAGCGGCCATGA